The sequence below is a genomic window from Acetobacter vaccinii.
CACTTTATCAGTTTCAAGTTCGACAATCGGTTCGTCTTCCTTAACCGCGTCGCCAGGCTGCTTCAGCCACTTGCCGATGGTTGCAGTTGTCACACTTTCACCCAGTGTCGGCACCTTGATCTCGACTGACATCATCTTCCCCATTTCTTTTCAGTCACCCGGAGCACCATGCCCTGACCCATGCTGCTCCGGGTTTTCTCGCCCACGTACCGTAGGCTGCTTTCTAAAATATCGACAGTGTTCAGCTTGCGCTTTTCAGACCAAGGGCTGCCTGCACCAGACCCGCCTGCTCGGCCGCATGGATGCGGGCCAGACCAGTGGCGGGGCTTGCCGCCGCAGCGCGCCCGACATAGCGCGGGCGACCGGCCTTGTGCCCGGCCTTGAGCAGAGCATTCTCGATCCGGCGGTCCACAAAGTGCCACGCCCCGCCATTTTCCGTTTCCTCCTGGCACCAGATAATCTCGGCAGCAGGATAGCGCGCCAGCTCGGTGGCGAGAGCCTCTTCCGGGAAAGGATAGAGTTGCTCCAGACGCACGATGGCAACGTCCTTGAGGTCTTTTTCCCGCCGTTCGGCCAGCAGGTCGTAATAGACTTTGCCCGAGCACAGCACGACACGGCGGATTTTGGCATCCGCATCCAGCGCGTCAACTTCCGGCAGAACCGGGCTGAAACGCGTGCCGGGTCCGAACTCGGCCAGTGTGGACACTGCCAGCTTGTGCCGCAGCAGGGACTTGGGCTCCATCAGCACCAGCGGCTTGCGATAGTCCAGCTTGAGCTGACGGCGCAGGGCATGGAAGTAGTTGGCCGGTGTGGTGATGTTGCAGACAAACATGTTGTTTTCTGCGCAGAGCTGCAAATAGCGCTCAAGCCGGGCGGAGGAATGTTCCGGCCCCTGCCCTTCGTACCCATGGGGCAGCAGCATGACCAGACCGGACATACGCAGCCACTTGGTTTCACCCGAGGCAATGAACTGGTCGATAATGACCTGTGCGCAGTTTGCGAAGTCACCAAACTGGGCTTCCCACAGCACCAGCGTCTGCGGATTGCGGACCGAGTAACCGTATTCAAACCCCAGCACGCCGTATTCAGAAAGCAGGGAGTTCCAGACTTCAAGTTTTGCCTGTTCACCCTGGATCTGGTTCAGCGGTGTGCACTGGGTCTGGTTGACCTGATCGGTCCAGACCGCATGCCGCTGGCTAAAGGTGCCACGCTGGCAGTCTTCCCCCGACAAGCGCACCCGGTGGCCATCAAGCAGCAGTGCACCAAAGCCCAGTGCCTCACCCGTTGCCCAGTCAAAGCCTTCGCCTGTTTCAAACATGGCGGCCTTTGCCTTGAGCTGGCGGGCAATTTTGCTGTTGAGGTTAAAGCCTTCGGGAACAGTGGTGATGGCGTCACCAATTTTACGCAGTGCATCCAGCGCCACACCGGTTTCCGGCACGGCCTGCACATTGGTCCCGCCGGATGCCCGCAGGCCTTTCCAGTCACCTTCCAGCCAGTCGGCCTTGTTGACCTTGTAGGACTGGGCTGCCTTGTAGTCGTCTTCCAGACGGTTCTGGAAAGCATCCCACAGTGCCTGCACCTCATCCTGAGTAGCCGCACCCACCTGTACAATGCGCTTGGCATACAGGGCGTGGGGGGTCTCGTGGCTGGCAATGGCCTTGTACATCACCGGCTGGGTGAACACAGGCTCATCACTCTCATTATGCCCATGGCGGCGGTAGCAGACGATATCGAGCACGATGTCGTTGCCAAATGCCTGCCGGTAATCCGCTGCCAGACGGGAGACATAGACAACGGCTTCAGCGTCATCACCGTTCACATGCAGGATGGGGGCGTTGATCGACTTGGCAATATCCGTGCCATAGACACCGGAATGGCCAAATTCCGGGTTGGTGGTAAAGCCAACCTGATTGTTGACCACCATGTGAATGGAGCCACCCGTGCGGTAGCCCGGCAGCCTGGACATGGACAGTGTTTCGTACACCACGCCCTGCCCGGCAAAGGCTGCATCACCATGGATGACAATGGCCATGCTGGAGCGGCGGCTGTCCGTATCGCCACTGTCGTCCTGAATGGCGCGCACCTTGCCGCAGACCACCGGGTCCACTGCTTCCAGATGCGAAGGGTTGGGCTGGAGGGAGATATGCACATCATGCCCGCCCACCTCGACATCGGTGGAAGAGCCAAGGTGATATTTAACGTCGCCCGAGCCTTCAACATTATCCGGCTTGAAAGAACCGCCTGCGAATTCATTAAAGATCGCGACATACGGCTTGCGGACAACGTTGACCAGCGTGTTCAGGCGGCCACGGTGGGCCATGCCAATGGCGACAGACGTTACGCCCTGCCCCGCCACCTGATCAATAATGGCATGAAGGGAGGGAATGGAAATTTCGCCCCCTTCCAACCCAAAGCGCTTGGCACCCACGTAGCGTTTTTGGCAGAAAGCCTCAAACCCTTCAGCTTCCGTCAGGTTGCGCAGAATGCTTTTGCGTTCTTCAACTGTGACAGCCTGTGTCCAGTTGTCACCTTCCAGCCGCTGGCGGAACCATTCGCGCTCCTCCTGCGTGGCCATGTGCATGTATTCTGCACCAATGCTGGCGCAATACACGGACCGCAGCGCCTGCACCACCTCTGCCACGCGGGCTGTTGTGCGGCCTTTCAGCAGTGGTTCCAGCAGAGTGCCGACAAAAACCTCGCGCTCAAGGCCCTTCTTGTCAAAACCATAGGTCGCGGGGTCAAGCTCGGGCAGAGCTGGTGCCACTTTCAGGCCCAGCGGATCAAGCTGGGCTTCACGATGGCCATGTTCACGGTAGGCGCGGATCAGCCGGGCAATTGCAAGGCTGTCCTGCGCGGCAAGCCCACCGGCGGGGCCACCCTTGGCGGGAGGCGGAGCGTCCTCCCCCGTGATGTTGGACGGGCGGGGCGCCCATGAGGCCCCAACCGCATCCTTCAGCACTGCCGCTTCATCATCCCCCAGGGATTCGAACAGAATGTTGAAGGACGGATCGACGCTTTTCGGATCCTTCGCCCACTGGGCATACAGGTCTGCAAGGTAAGCAATATTGGCACCGTTCAGAGCGGTAGCCAGCATATCCGAAACCGCCATTTCACATTCCTCCCTGCCGTGGGGACAGCATGCACTGCTGGCCTACCAGCGTGACATACCCAGACGTAAGCCGATCCATCTTTCTTTCACTGCGCGCCATAGCGCGCAGTGCCCTCTGAATTCCGTTGCCAGGAGCAGGTCTCCCGGCTGTTGCTTTCAAAGAGCTAGACCGCCCCTGTGGCGGGAACAAGGTCAGGCGATGTCACGCTCTAGAGAGGCTATGGGCCGCCTGTGCTGCCTGCGCCCCGTGTTCGAGCCAGCTCTCACTTCCCATCTCAGCGAGACGTGAGGCCGTACGGGCAAAAGCGTCCGATCCTTCACCCTGTGTAAACAGCGTGTCAGGCGGGGCTTCGGCTGAGGCAAACAGCAGATTTCCGTTGTCGTACAGCGCATCAATCATCGTAATGAAGCGGCGGGCCAGATTGGCTTCGTCCTGGCCCATGCACGGGATTCCTTCAATCAGAACCACGGGAAAACGCCGTGCCAGAGCCAGATAGTCGTTAGGGCCAAGCGGCTTGCCACACAAAGAATTGAAATCAAACCGGCAGACCGGCCCTGCGGCCATATCCACCTCCAGACTGCGGCCGCTGAACTCCAGCACCACGGGGGCTGCTTTTTCACCATTGGCATAGCGGGCGAAGATTTCGTCCAGCCTGCTGCGGGCTGTGGTGTCAGCGGGCACCAGCCATGTTTCATTGTCCTGCTGGCGTCCACGCCGGTAGTCACGCGGCGAATCCAGTTCGATCGTATCAAGCTCCCGCCGGATAATGGCAATAAAGGGCTTGAACGCATCCGCCCCCGGACGGTTCTGGAACAGTTGCGACGGTTCGGTGTTGGATGTGGCCACAATAACCACCCCGCGGGCGAACAGCGCCTCAAACAGGCGGCCCAGGATCATGGCGTCGGCAATGTCGTTGACCTGGAACTCATCAAAACACAGCAGCACAGCGCGGGCGGCTATGGCGTCGGCCAGTGGCGGGATCGGGTCTGCCATGCCGGGGTTAGCCCGTTTGAGATCATGCAGTTTCTGATGCACGTCCTGCATGAAGTGCAAAAAGTGCAGCCGCTCCTTCTGCCTGATCGGGGCACAGCCATAAAACAGGTCCATGACCATAGTCTTGCCGCGCCCGACACGCCCGACAATATAAAGCCCACGCGGACGAGGGACCGAAGCTTCGGTCGTCTGGGGGCGCAGACGGCGCACCAGCCCGGACAGCAGCCCTCGGCCGCCAGCCTCCTTGACCGGGGTGGGTGTCCGGTCTGGCATGGCCGCCAGTTCATGCCACAGCTTGTCCAGACGCTCGACCACACGTTTCTGGTCTGCATCACCATTAAGGTCACCTGCTGCAATACGCTGCTGGTAAACCGCCAGAGGGCCTTGCCGTGTTGCGGCCTGTGGCCCGGTTTTATCCGTATATGTCATATCTGCCCGATACCGGCTGCCTACTGCTTTTCGCAAGCATCGTAACCTCTCCTAACCGTGTCGTGACAGGCCGCCACATCCATGGTGCTGTTCGTATTGTTACTTTCACATTTAATGAAAGCCTAGATCATGACCGACTGGAATGCGTATCGCGCCAATTTACAAAAAAACGTGAAAACCTTTGTCAGCCTTTCTCCCAACACGCTGACCGGCCTTCAAACACTGGAAACGCCACTGCCGGAGAAAAAGCACCTGGATGACAAAACACGCGAGCTGATTGCCCTTGCCGTTGCTGTCACCACCCGGTGCGATGGCTGCATTGCCGTGCACAGTGCCGCCGCCAAACAGGCAGGTGCCAACAAGGAAGAAATTGCCGAAGCCCTGGGCGTTGCCGTAGCACTCAATGCCGGGGCCGCTCTGGTCTATTCCAGCCGTGTCATGGAAGCCTTTGAAAGCGCACAGGACTGACCACCCCGACAGGTCGCGCCATGCATGCACTATTCCGCTGCCGCCAGAGGTAGCAGCGGGGTAGCGTGGCCTCCGGGCCGTAGCACCCATAAACGCGACCGCCGCGCCTGACGGACAGCAGGCACAGACCCACCCAGATAAACCGCCTCGGCCCCATGCCACCAGGCGCTGTGCCGGTCCAGGCGCAGGGGCAGCCTCCGGCAGAGTGGCCCCAGCCCTACGGTTGCGACAACGCCATCCGCCCCGGCACAGAGGTCGCTCACCCCCTCCCCTCCGGTGCGGGCTATCAGCACAATGGCTTTGTCATGCCGGAACAGCAGACACACATCTGGGGGGCCATCTTCCGCACAGGTCATATCGTCCTCAGGCGTTTCAAACGGCTGAGTCGCGTCCACCCGCCTGACGGGCAGGCCAAGCGCCTGTGCCCATGCGGCCTCGACCAGAAAACTGTCCCGCGCCTGCCCGATAACATAGAGCGCCTGCGCACCGCGCACGCCTACAAGCCCGCCGTCCGGCCCCAGCAGAATATCAGGCCGCGCCACAGACCAGGGGGACAACACCCCCACAGCCATGGCAGCAACCCCCATCAGCCGCCACAGGCCCGACCACAGGCACAGCCAGCACAATCCGAGCAGGCAAAGCACCAAGCCCCAGCCCGGCATAACAGGCACCGGCACAATGGCCCCCGGCAAGCAGGCCACCCCATGCGCCAACACAATGATGATGCGGATACCAAGCCCCATGACAAACAGGCAGCCCCCGGCCAGATGCCACGGCATAAGGCACAGGGCGGCAAGCCCGGCAGGCATGACCAGCACGGCCATCAACGGCACCGCAATCAGATTGGCCAGAATGAAATAAGGCTCGATCACACCAAAATGCGCCATGCCAACCGGCAGCGTTGCCAACCCGGCCAGCAGGCTGACACCCGCCAGCCCGGCTACATGCTGCACCAGCCAGCCTACAAACCCCGGCGTGCGTGCCCGCCAGTCCAGCAAGGGCCGATGCAGGATGTCATACCCCGCCACCAACGCCATGACCGCCGCCATGGACATCTGAAACGCAACACCCACCACAGCCTGAGGGGACAGCACCAGCAGCACGCAGGCCGCCAGCGCCAGCCCCCGCATGGAGACACCACGCCGCCCGGCAACAAGTGCCAGCACCACAAGGCCCGCCATCAGCCAGCCACGTTGTGCGGGCAGATGTGCACCAGTCAACAGCACATAAAAGCCACCCGCAGCCAGAGCCACAATCGCGGCCAGCACCTTGCAGGGCCAGTAAAGGGCTGCATAGGGCCATGCAACCAACAGCCGCCGCACCACCCCCATGACAACCAGCATAACCAGCCCTAGGTGCAACCCCGCCACAGCCAGCAGGTGAGCCAGACCAGAAGCAGCAAAGTCCGCCCGCACACTGGCGGGCAGGCTTTCACCCCGGCCTGCCAGCAGGATGGATGCCACAGCACCCACCGGACCGGGCAATGCTGCCTGCACCTGGGTATCCACCCCCGCACGCAGGTTGGTAAACCATGCAGCCATGCTCGCCAGACCCTGCATGCCCCCCGGCCTGACCTGTACCGCCGCTAGCGCCTGCCCTGTGCCCGCATGCCCATCAAACCAGGCGTCAAACTGCCTGTCCCGCCCACCGGGCAGTGCAGGAAATGGCGGGGGGCGCAGAATGGCCCGGACTTTCAACCGGTCTCCCGCCGCAATGGGTGCCTCGTCTCCTCTCTGGAGCCTGACCGTAATCAGGCGGCGCAAGGGTGGCAGGTCGTCTGTCAGATAATCCTCAAATCTGACATCGGCCAATTCCACCCTGCGGGCGAGAAGACGCCCGCCGGACACCGGCTGCGCGGGCAGTACGCTCCGCACCAGTCCCGACAGCACAACAGCACGGGCTGGCAGTTCGGGCATGGGTGGCTGCCTGTGCAGGGCCGCAAAGGCCAAGGCGGCCCCCAGTGCTACCGCCAGACAGCCGCCCCCGATCACTCTGGCCAGCAACCAGCCCCAGCCTATGGCCAGCACCACCACCCCGGCGCACGCGCTGCCCAGCAGCATGCCCAGGCAGGTCCACCATTCTGGCTCCCACGGAAGGGCAAAAAACGCGGCCGCCCCCAGTGCCACGCCAACAGGCACCCACACGACAAGCCGCCGCTGCCGTAACAGGAGCTGATGCTCGACAGCATGGATCATCCCGCGCATATGGTTCCACGCGCCCGCGCGTGATAAGGAGAGACCCCATGACCATCCGCACACGTTTTGCTCCGAGTCCGACAGGCCTGCTGCATATTGGCAACGCCCGCGCAGCCCTGTTCAACTTCCTCTTTGCCCGTCACCATGGCGGCAAATTCCTCCTTCGCATCGAGGATACCGACCGCGAACGCTCCACCCAACAGGCCGTCGATGTTATTTTCGCGGGGTTGGAGTGGATGGGCATCACGCCCGACGAAGCTCCGGTCTTCCAGTCCTCGCGCGAGGCGCGGCACCGCGAAGTCGCCCTTGAACTGCTGGAAAAAGGTCTGGCCTACAAGTGCTTCTGCACGCCAGAGGAACTCAAGGAGATGCGCGAGGACGCCGTTAAAAACGGCAAGCCCCCGCGTTACAATGGCCTGTGGCGCGACCGCGACCCGGCCGAAGCCCCGCCCGGCGCGCCCTATGCGGTCCGTATCAAAGCCCCGCGTGAGGGTGAAACCACCATTACCGATCTGGTGCAGGGCGAAGTCCGCGTGGCCAATGCCGAACTGGATGACATGATCATCCTGCGCTCGGACGGCACCCCCACCTACCAGCACGCCGTGGTGGTGGACGACCACGACATGGCCATCACCCACGTCCTGCGTGGTGACGACCACCTGACCAACACCTTCCGCCAGGCCATGATCTACCGGGCCATGGGCTGGGACCTGCCCCGCTTTGGCCACCTGCCCCTGATCCACGGCCCCGACGGTGCCAAGCTGTCCAAGCGCCACGGCGCGCAGTCCGTGGTGGAATTCCGCGACATGGGCTACCTGCCCGAGGCCCTGTGCAACTACCTGCTGCGCCTTGGCTGGGGCCATGGGGATGCCGAAATCCTGTCGCGGGAAGAGCAGATCAAGCTGTTCGACATCGACGGGGTGGGCCGTGCGGCATCGCGCATGGATTACGCCAAGCTTGAGCACATCAACGCCGTATGGTTGCGTCAGGCAGACGATGAACGCCTGACCGATGACGTGATGGAAC
It includes:
- the zapE gene encoding cell division protein ZapE — encoded protein: MTYTDKTGPQAATRQGPLAVYQQRIAAGDLNGDADQKRVVERLDKLWHELAAMPDRTPTPVKEAGGRGLLSGLVRRLRPQTTEASVPRPRGLYIVGRVGRGKTMVMDLFYGCAPIRQKERLHFLHFMQDVHQKLHDLKRANPGMADPIPPLADAIAARAVLLCFDEFQVNDIADAMILGRLFEALFARGVVIVATSNTEPSQLFQNRPGADAFKPFIAIIRRELDTIELDSPRDYRRGRQQDNETWLVPADTTARSRLDEIFARYANGEKAAPVVLEFSGRSLEVDMAAGPVCRFDFNSLCGKPLGPNDYLALARRFPVVLIEGIPCMGQDEANLARRFITMIDALYDNGNLLFASAEAPPDTLFTQGEGSDAFARTASRLAEMGSESWLEHGAQAAQAAHSLSRA
- the gltX gene encoding glutamate--tRNA ligase, whose amino-acid sequence is MTIRTRFAPSPTGLLHIGNARAALFNFLFARHHGGKFLLRIEDTDRERSTQQAVDVIFAGLEWMGITPDEAPVFQSSREARHREVALELLEKGLAYKCFCTPEELKEMREDAVKNGKPPRYNGLWRDRDPAEAPPGAPYAVRIKAPREGETTITDLVQGEVRVANAELDDMIILRSDGTPTYQHAVVVDDHDMAITHVLRGDDHLTNTFRQAMIYRAMGWDLPRFGHLPLIHGPDGAKLSKRHGAQSVVEFRDMGYLPEALCNYLLRLGWGHGDAEILSREEQIKLFDIDGVGRAASRMDYAKLEHINAVWLRQADDERLTDDVMERLKSVEGVRVDETTRARVLALMPGLKDRARTLVELAENAAFLGRNVPLPLNQKAEKLLTPEARAMLVELARDLAAISPFTPESIDAALRRFAENGGYKLGQVAQPVRAAVTGSNSSPGIDATLFALGRDETLARLGAALHG
- a CDS encoding 2-oxoglutarate dehydrogenase E1 component; protein product: MAVSDMLATALNGANIAYLADLYAQWAKDPKSVDPSFNILFESLGDDEAAVLKDAVGASWAPRPSNITGEDAPPPAKGGPAGGLAAQDSLAIARLIRAYREHGHREAQLDPLGLKVAPALPELDPATYGFDKKGLEREVFVGTLLEPLLKGRTTARVAEVVQALRSVYCASIGAEYMHMATQEEREWFRQRLEGDNWTQAVTVEERKSILRNLTEAEGFEAFCQKRYVGAKRFGLEGGEISIPSLHAIIDQVAGQGVTSVAIGMAHRGRLNTLVNVVRKPYVAIFNEFAGGSFKPDNVEGSGDVKYHLGSSTDVEVGGHDVHISLQPNPSHLEAVDPVVCGKVRAIQDDSGDTDSRRSSMAIVIHGDAAFAGQGVVYETLSMSRLPGYRTGGSIHMVVNNQVGFTTNPEFGHSGVYGTDIAKSINAPILHVNGDDAEAVVYVSRLAADYRQAFGNDIVLDIVCYRRHGHNESDEPVFTQPVMYKAIASHETPHALYAKRIVQVGAATQDEVQALWDAFQNRLEDDYKAAQSYKVNKADWLEGDWKGLRASGGTNVQAVPETGVALDALRKIGDAITTVPEGFNLNSKIARQLKAKAAMFETGEGFDWATGEALGFGALLLDGHRVRLSGEDCQRGTFSQRHAVWTDQVNQTQCTPLNQIQGEQAKLEVWNSLLSEYGVLGFEYGYSVRNPQTLVLWEAQFGDFANCAQVIIDQFIASGETKWLRMSGLVMLLPHGYEGQGPEHSSARLERYLQLCAENNMFVCNITTPANYFHALRRQLKLDYRKPLVLMEPKSLLRHKLAVSTLAEFGPGTRFSPVLPEVDALDADAKIRRVVLCSGKVYYDLLAERREKDLKDVAIVRLEQLYPFPEEALATELARYPAAEIIWCQEETENGGAWHFVDRRIENALLKAGHKAGRPRYVGRAAAASPATGLARIHAAEQAGLVQAALGLKSAS
- a CDS encoding carboxymuconolactone decarboxylase family protein, encoding MTDWNAYRANLQKNVKTFVSLSPNTLTGLQTLETPLPEKKHLDDKTRELIALAVAVTTRCDGCIAVHSAAAKQAGANKEEIAEALGVAVALNAGAALVYSSRVMEAFESAQD
- a CDS encoding ComEC/Rec2 family competence protein: MRGMIHAVEHQLLLRQRRLVVWVPVGVALGAAAFFALPWEPEWWTCLGMLLGSACAGVVVLAIGWGWLLARVIGGGCLAVALGAALAFAALHRQPPMPELPARAVVLSGLVRSVLPAQPVSGGRLLARRVELADVRFEDYLTDDLPPLRRLITVRLQRGDEAPIAAGDRLKVRAILRPPPFPALPGGRDRQFDAWFDGHAGTGQALAAVQVRPGGMQGLASMAAWFTNLRAGVDTQVQAALPGPVGAVASILLAGRGESLPASVRADFAASGLAHLLAVAGLHLGLVMLVVMGVVRRLLVAWPYAALYWPCKVLAAIVALAAGGFYVLLTGAHLPAQRGWLMAGLVVLALVAGRRGVSMRGLALAACVLLVLSPQAVVGVAFQMSMAAVMALVAGYDILHRPLLDWRARTPGFVGWLVQHVAGLAGVSLLAGLATLPVGMAHFGVIEPYFILANLIAVPLMAVLVMPAGLAALCLMPWHLAGGCLFVMGLGIRIIIVLAHGVACLPGAIVPVPVMPGWGLVLCLLGLCWLCLWSGLWRLMGVAAMAVGVLSPWSVARPDILLGPDGGLVGVRGAQALYVIGQARDSFLVEAAWAQALGLPVRRVDATQPFETPEDDMTCAEDGPPDVCLLFRHDKAIVLIARTGGEGVSDLCAGADGVVATVGLGPLCRRLPLRLDRHSAWWHGAEAVYLGGSVPAVRQARRSRLWVLRPGGHATPLLPLAAAE